The proteins below are encoded in one region of Apium graveolens cultivar Ventura chromosome 4, ASM990537v1, whole genome shotgun sequence:
- the LOC141721423 gene encoding UDP-glycosyltransferase 91A1-like produces MASGKKMHIVMFPWLAFGHLLPFLNLAMLIAKRGHRISFISTPRNIERLPKVPSDLKAHIDFIRVPLPPFANLPRSAEATSDIPFDKVKYLKIAYDYLENAVTVFVESMLPDWILCDFASYWLGPVASGSGIPVGWYSVFPASTLGFLGPPGNMIDADDYRVILESFTRKPEWVYFETSVAMTKYQIQAMAPNLEDDGTENVSDQYRLGKTIQNCDMVAIRSSAEFEPEWLNLVEEIYGKPLVPVGLLPVQEGVDHGGNESWGDIKDWLDKQTEGSVIYVAFGAETKLNQVQVTELALGLELSGLPFFWAFRKQRGLIDLKPVELPQGFEERTRGRGMVYKTWVPQTKILKHGSVGGMLFHAGWSSVVEAVQFGKVLVLLPMLGDQGIIASQLAEKKLGFVIPRNEQDGSFTKDSVAESLKLVMVDEAGKVYRDKVKEMQSVFRDMDKQTGYVDNLVAYLEAHKRQE; encoded by the coding sequence ATGGCTTCCGGTAAAAAAATGCACATTGTAATGTTTCCCTGGTTAGCATTTGGTCACTTGCTACCCTTCTTGAACCTTGCCATGCTCATTGCTAAAAGAGGTCACAGAATTTCCTTTATCTCCACTCCTCGAAATATCGAACGCCTCCCAAAAGTTCCTTCAGATCTAAAAGCTCATATAGACTTTATCAGGGTCCCCCTGCCTCCTTTTGCTAACCTTCCTCGATCAGCAGAAGCAACAAGTGATATCCCGTTTGACAAGGTTAAGTATTTAAAAATCGCTTATGATTATCTTGAGAATGCTGTTACTGTTTTTGTAGAATCCATGTTACCAGATTGGATACTGTGTGATTTTGCATCTTATTGGCTTGGCCCTGTTGCTTCCGGTTCTGGAATTCCAGTCGGGTGGTATAGTGTTTTCCCTGCTTCAACTTTAGGTTTTTTGGGCCCTCCAGGCAACATGATCGATGCTGATGATTATCGTGTCATACTAGAAAGTTTTACGAGGAAACCTGAATGGGTTTACTTTGAAACAAGTGTTGCAATGACTAAGTATCAGATACAAGCAATGGCTCCTAATCTAGAAGATGATGGAACGGAGAATGTAAGTGACCAGTATCGCCTTGGAAAGACAATTCAAAACTGTGATATGGTGGCAATTAGAAGTAGCGCTGAGTTTGAACCGGAGTGGTTAAATTTAGTAGAGGAGATCTATGGAAAACCACTGGTTCCTGTTGGATTATTGCCTGTTCAAGAGGGTGTGGACCATGGGGGTAATGAAAGTTGGGGTGATATAAAAGATTGGCTTGATAAACAAACAGAGGGGTCAGTGATATATGTTGCGTTTGGTGCTGAAACAAAACTGAATCAAGTTCAGGTTACTGAGTTAGCACTCGGTTTGGAGTTGTCTGGATTGCCTTTTTTTTGGGCTTTCAGAAAGCAAAGAGGGCTGATTGATCTCAAGCCAGTTGAGTTGCCTCAAGGTTTTGAAGAGCGAACTAGAGGTCGTGGAATGGTTTACAAGACATGGGTGCCTCAAACTAAGATACTGAAGCATGGCTCGGTTGGTGGTATGTTGTTTCATGCAGGTTGGAGCTCTGTTGTGGAGGCTGTGCAGTTTGGAAAAGTGCTGGTATTGCTGCCAATGTTGGGAGATCAGGGGATAATTGCTAGTCAACTAGCGGAGAAGAAGTTGGGCTTTGTGATCCCAAGGAACGAGCAAGATGGCTCGTTCACTAAAGACTCCGTGGCAGAGTCACTTAAGCTGGTAATGGTGGATGAAGCTGGGAAGGTTTATCGAGACAAAGTGAAGGAGATGCAAAGTGTTTTCCGTGACATGGATAAGCAAACCGGTTATGTTGATAACTTGGTGGCTTATCTAGAA